The proteins below are encoded in one region of Reichenbachiella sp. 5M10:
- a CDS encoding DUF1254 domain-containing protein, producing MNVRRKLSIAIGFVALLTTGCQNTKEEGKNEENLIETNSIAHIKEKYNTDIPTKILTPDVVDTRIGSLKFFDGLPSQATVEKVYDNLDFMRGVETFLNGVPATSIEGLRLGMNEVGATASNQVVIFDELLDSTPLFLTGNTSTVYASTFFNLQESGPIVVEVPTGCGPGTVNDAYFRFVVDMGGPGPDRGQGGKYLILPPDYNGETPDGYFVAQSTSYVNWLILRGFLVDGKPDMSSKMYREGLKIYPLKDKDTPPAMEFINVSTKDFNTIHANNYDFYHELNEVIQREPVSFLDPELRGLFSSIGIEKGKTFSPDKRMQEILEDAVEVGNATARAISFRTREKEATIFKTGHWESGFLGGSYEWLKNEGKGGRYLDARTRFFYVATVNTPAMVLKMVGLGSQYALGVLDSEGEYLDGSQNYTLNIPANVPAKDFWSVVMYDPQTRSMLQTDQALPSVSSKRTPLIKNDDGSVTLYFGPTNHTPQGKEANWLQSINGKGFFVLFRLYGPLQPWFDKTWQPGDFERVD from the coding sequence ATGAATGTAAGACGCAAATTATCCATCGCCATTGGCTTTGTTGCTCTCTTGACTACAGGCTGTCAAAACACCAAAGAAGAAGGCAAGAATGAAGAAAACCTTATTGAAACCAACTCAATAGCACACATCAAAGAAAAGTACAATACAGATATACCGACAAAAATACTGACACCTGATGTAGTAGACACCAGGATAGGCTCATTGAAATTCTTCGATGGTTTACCCTCACAGGCTACCGTCGAAAAAGTGTATGACAACCTCGATTTTATGCGAGGTGTTGAAACTTTCTTGAATGGCGTGCCAGCGACTTCCATAGAAGGCCTAAGGCTGGGGATGAATGAAGTGGGTGCCACTGCATCAAATCAAGTCGTTATTTTCGATGAATTATTGGACTCTACCCCCTTATTTTTGACAGGGAATACCAGTACCGTATACGCTTCTACTTTTTTCAACTTACAAGAAAGTGGCCCCATCGTCGTAGAAGTACCAACAGGTTGTGGCCCTGGTACAGTCAACGATGCGTATTTCAGATTTGTGGTAGATATGGGGGGGCCTGGTCCTGATAGAGGGCAAGGGGGCAAATATCTAATCCTTCCCCCAGACTACAATGGTGAGACACCTGATGGATACTTTGTCGCACAATCCACCAGTTATGTCAATTGGCTCATCCTCCGAGGCTTTTTGGTGGACGGAAAACCAGACATGTCATCCAAAATGTATCGTGAGGGATTAAAAATTTACCCCCTTAAAGACAAAGACACTCCTCCAGCCATGGAGTTCATCAATGTTTCAACCAAAGATTTCAATACCATCCATGCCAACAACTACGATTTTTATCATGAGTTGAATGAAGTTATTCAACGTGAACCTGTCTCCTTTCTAGACCCAGAGTTAAGAGGCCTATTTTCAAGTATTGGTATAGAAAAGGGGAAGACTTTTAGTCCAGATAAAAGAATGCAAGAAATACTAGAAGATGCTGTAGAAGTAGGCAATGCAACCGCTCGAGCTATTTCCTTTAGAACACGGGAAAAAGAAGCCACGATTTTTAAGACGGGGCATTGGGAATCAGGGTTCTTGGGAGGAAGTTATGAATGGTTGAAAAATGAAGGAAAAGGTGGCCGCTATTTGGATGCCCGCACACGCTTTTTCTACGTTGCTACGGTCAACACTCCAGCGATGGTCTTGAAAATGGTGGGCTTGGGATCCCAATACGCACTCGGTGTCTTGGATTCTGAAGGAGAGTATCTAGATGGCAGTCAAAACTACACCTTGAACATCCCTGCAAATGTCCCCGCAAAAGATTTTTGGTCAGTTGTAATGTATGATCCACAAACACGCTCGATGCTCCAAACCGATCAAGCCTTGCCCAGCGTAAGTAGTAAAAGAACCCCATTGATAAAGAATGACGATGGATCCGTCACTTTGTATTTTGGACCTACAAACCACACTCCTCAAGGTAAAGAAGCCAACTGGCTGCAATCCATAAATGGCAAAGGCTTTTTCGTATTGTTTAGACTCTATGGCCCACTTCAACCTTGGTTTGATAAAACATGGCAACCAGGTGATTTTGAGAGAGTAGATTAA
- a CDS encoding peroxiredoxin-like family protein, translated as MKTLKEQTEAKIAAGRQANPDFMKGVDDIIRKAKAFQQGDDAIQVGQKAPAFELPNAEGKLESLDSLLAKGPLVLTFYRGSWCPYCNLQLRALQARLDEIHALGATLVAISPQVPDGSMSKNEITEMDFTVLSDQDAKTASQYGIAWEVPAFLKEHMRVDRNLDLETINNGNSSILPIPATFIIGQDGVVLWNYVNVDYRTRSEPEEIIDVLKNMS; from the coding sequence ATGAAAACCTTAAAAGAACAGACAGAAGCCAAAATTGCAGCAGGGCGACAAGCTAATCCTGACTTCATGAAAGGGGTTGACGATATCATCCGAAAAGCCAAAGCTTTTCAACAAGGCGATGATGCGATTCAAGTTGGGCAAAAAGCGCCAGCTTTCGAACTCCCCAACGCTGAGGGCAAGTTGGAATCCTTAGACTCTCTATTAGCCAAAGGGCCACTTGTGCTGACCTTTTACAGAGGCAGTTGGTGTCCTTATTGCAACTTACAGCTTAGAGCCTTGCAGGCTCGACTAGACGAGATTCATGCACTGGGTGCGACATTGGTTGCCATCAGCCCACAAGTACCTGATGGATCAATGAGCAAAAATGAAATAACAGAAATGGATTTCACCGTATTGTCAGACCAAGATGCGAAAACTGCCTCTCAATACGGCATAGCCTGGGAAGTGCCCGCATTTTTGAAGGAACACATGCGCGTGGATCGCAACCTTGATTTGGAAACAATCAATAACGGCAACAGTAGTATATTACCGATTCCAGCCACGTTCATCATCGGGCAAGATGGGGTAGTCCTATGGAATTATGTCAACGTTGACTATCGAACACGTTCAGAACCTGAAGAAATTATTGACGTCTTGAAAAATATGTCCTAA
- a CDS encoding alpha/beta fold hydrolase, translating to MNSTLDEIGFPKPTFISANGVELEVYEAGRQNTGKPIVLCHGWPEHAFSWRFQIPALVKAGYHVMVPNQRGFGNSSAPSETTAYDIAQLTGDLVALLDHYGYKKATFIGHDWGANIVWGLALLHPTRVNKVINLALPYQQRGEKPWIELMEEVFGGDHYFVHFNRQLGVADAILDENKAQFLRNLFRKNVPLAPPEPGMLMMNLARAEKPLGEPIMSESELAVFVSAFQTSGFTGGINWYRNLDRNWHLLSDANPIIPHPTLMIYGTQDMIPQSESLQDFVPNVEVVSLDCGHWIQQEKPEETNQAILQWLKQQNE from the coding sequence ATGAACTCAACCCTTGATGAAATAGGGTTTCCCAAGCCTACTTTCATATCGGCCAATGGCGTAGAACTAGAAGTCTATGAAGCAGGTCGACAAAATACAGGAAAACCGATTGTACTATGTCATGGCTGGCCTGAGCATGCCTTTTCTTGGCGCTTTCAGATCCCTGCACTTGTCAAAGCTGGCTACCATGTCATGGTCCCAAACCAACGAGGGTTTGGGAACTCATCCGCTCCATCCGAAACAACAGCCTACGACATTGCACAGCTCACAGGAGACCTAGTGGCTCTACTCGATCACTATGGATATAAAAAGGCCACTTTTATAGGACATGATTGGGGGGCAAATATTGTATGGGGGCTTGCACTGTTGCATCCAACACGAGTAAACAAAGTGATAAACTTGGCTTTGCCTTATCAACAAAGAGGAGAAAAACCTTGGATCGAACTCATGGAAGAAGTCTTTGGAGGAGACCACTATTTCGTTCACTTCAATAGACAGCTAGGAGTTGCCGACGCGATACTGGACGAAAACAAGGCACAATTCCTGCGCAACTTGTTCCGCAAGAATGTACCTCTTGCTCCACCTGAGCCCGGAATGTTGATGATGAACCTTGCCAGAGCCGAAAAACCACTCGGTGAACCGATAATGAGCGAAAGCGAATTGGCAGTTTTCGTTTCCGCCTTCCAAACATCTGGGTTTACTGGAGGTATCAACTGGTACCGAAACCTAGACCGAAATTGGCACCTACTGTCAGATGCAAACCCAATCATCCCACATCCTACACTGATGATCTATGGTACACAGGATATGATCCCTCAGTCCGAAAGCCTACAAGATTTCGTCCCTAATGTAGAAGTAGTCAGTCTAGATTGCGGCCATTGGATTCAGCAAGAAAAACCCGAAGAAACCAATCAAGCCATCTTGCAATGGCTGAAACAACAAAATGAATAA
- a CDS encoding YafY family protein produces the protein MEGDDIKRISRLTAILTQLQTKRIVTAASLSEKFGVTRRTIYRDIKALEKAGVPILTEEGKGYTLMEGFRIPPIMFTEQQANALILAEQLVLKSKDASFVQDYSEAMDKIKSILRYTIQDKANLLADRTQYDEALNQERNSSNLSDLQYALTNYNLVKIQYINKEGIATDREIEPFAILNSENWYLIAWCRLREEFRFFRPDRIQKMDVLTEKFEPHKMSLQEYFDKYQ, from the coding sequence ATGGAAGGAGATGACATCAAGAGAATTTCGAGACTGACTGCCATACTAACACAGTTGCAGACCAAAAGAATCGTAACGGCAGCAAGCCTCTCCGAAAAATTTGGGGTCACGCGACGAACTATTTACCGGGACATAAAAGCACTGGAGAAAGCCGGCGTCCCGATTTTGACCGAAGAAGGCAAGGGGTATACCCTAATGGAGGGATTTAGAATCCCTCCAATCATGTTCACCGAACAACAAGCCAACGCCTTGATCCTAGCCGAACAATTGGTTTTGAAAAGTAAAGACGCCTCATTTGTACAGGACTACTCAGAGGCTATGGATAAAATCAAGTCCATCCTCAGATATACGATCCAAGACAAAGCCAACCTATTGGCAGATCGAACCCAATATGACGAAGCGCTGAATCAAGAAAGAAACAGCTCCAATTTATCTGACCTACAATATGCACTCACCAACTACAACCTGGTCAAAATACAATACATCAACAAGGAGGGCATAGCCACTGACCGAGAGATTGAGCCATTTGCCATACTAAATTCAGAGAATTGGTATTTGATCGCGTGGTGCCGTTTGCGAGAGGAGTTTCGTTTTTTTCGACCCGACAGAATTCAAAAAATGGACGTCCTTACAGAAAAATTTGAACCCCACAAGATGAGCTTACAAGAGTATTTTGATAAATATCAATAA
- a CDS encoding type II CAAX prenyl endopeptidase Rce1 family protein has product MSLLTPFLWLLIVLPLFILAHFKSEKTNFKYLLIFVIYFLIDNYLNTLNFTNAVFPDLKWNWAGKLLSMCFGLGFIFFHAKEIRKDIGFTGKFNPQTKLGILLFLGFLTFDFIIKMFIFPKGGEFDLEAFIFQASFPGLTEEIIYRGIYLWLLSKVFISSKIIKGVAFRWSFLIVTVLFGVAHGIVLTESYEIRHDITTIVYLTLVSSLSLGLLRKFSGNLILPILGHNMINTMNFFIRLL; this is encoded by the coding sequence ATGTCTTTATTAACCCCTTTTCTTTGGTTACTGATCGTCCTCCCGCTATTCATCTTGGCACATTTCAAATCAGAAAAAACGAACTTCAAATACCTCCTAATATTTGTCATCTATTTCCTCATTGACAATTATCTAAACACTTTAAATTTCACCAATGCTGTATTTCCGGATCTAAAATGGAACTGGGCGGGAAAATTGCTGAGCATGTGTTTTGGTCTTGGATTCATTTTTTTTCATGCCAAAGAAATCCGAAAAGACATCGGTTTCACTGGCAAATTTAACCCTCAGACTAAACTAGGTATACTCCTCTTTCTCGGTTTCCTGACTTTCGATTTCATCATCAAAATGTTCATCTTCCCAAAAGGAGGTGAATTTGATTTAGAAGCCTTCATCTTCCAAGCCTCTTTCCCTGGCCTGACGGAGGAAATAATCTACCGAGGGATCTATCTGTGGCTTTTGAGCAAAGTTTTCATTTCGTCCAAAATCATCAAAGGTGTAGCGTTTCGTTGGAGTTTTTTGATCGTCACTGTGCTATTCGGTGTAGCACATGGGATCGTCTTGACAGAATCTTATGAGATCCGTCACGACATTACGACGATCGTATACCTGACGTTAGTATCGTCACTGAGCCTTGGGCTGTTGAGAAAATTTTCGGGCAACCTGATCTTACCCATCCTAGGGCACAACATGATCAATACGATGAATTTCTTCATCAGACTGCTCTAA
- a CDS encoding DUF6500 family protein: MNETIRKKIISVCEEKIEKKGEKVGLSFYAFFANKNDNPDLLMEVAEWWIKTHQLDHFEKAVKIKNMILNKQ; encoded by the coding sequence ATGAACGAAACCATAAGAAAAAAAATCATCTCTGTCTGTGAAGAGAAAATCGAAAAGAAAGGCGAAAAGGTCGGGCTTTCGTTTTACGCCTTCTTTGCCAACAAAAACGACAACCCCGACCTGCTGATGGAGGTCGCCGAATGGTGGATCAAAACACACCAACTCGACCACTTCGAAAAGGCAGTAAAAATCAAAAACATGATCCTCAACAAACAATAA
- a CDS encoding WG repeat-containing protein, whose amino-acid sequence MPRHTAACLLLLTIVSACRETIEQVQTNYSYVDVAADTSALPMLYAVSDEEYLQYGAAVSYITAEGDTVIPFGQYAYYGTDSFVHVAHVILHPDDSTYGRQVGINRLHDILFDLVMYDNGPEEAHEDLLRVLRNGKMGYANDRGQVVIPCIYAYARWFDQGRAEVTFDATQYYDLDHHLRVESDDWFEIDRQGERITTP is encoded by the coding sequence ATGCCCCGCCATACCGCTGCCTGCCTCCTCCTCCTCACGATAGTGAGTGCCTGCCGTGAGACAATAGAGCAAGTACAAACGAACTACAGCTACGTCGATGTGGCGGCAGACACCAGCGCCCTACCGATGCTCTATGCAGTATCCGACGAGGAGTATCTACAGTACGGAGCAGCTGTCTCCTACATCACAGCAGAAGGAGATACGGTCATCCCCTTTGGGCAATACGCCTACTATGGCACGGACTCTTTCGTCCATGTAGCCCATGTCATCCTACACCCCGACGACAGCACCTACGGCCGACAGGTCGGGATCAACCGCCTCCATGACATCCTCTTTGATCTGGTCATGTATGACAATGGTCCCGAAGAGGCTCACGAAGACCTCCTCCGCGTACTGCGCAACGGCAAGATGGGCTATGCCAACGACCGTGGGCAAGTCGTCATCCCCTGCATCTATGCCTATGCCCGGTGGTTTGACCAAGGGCGTGCCGAAGTGACTTTTGACGCTACGCAGTACTATGACCTAGACCACCACCTGCGGGTCGAGAGTGACGACTGGTTCGAAATAGATCGTCAGGGTGAGCGCATCACCACACCCTAA
- a CDS encoding SDR family NAD(P)-dependent oxidoreductase, protein MKKALITGANKGIGFGTARLLLQNGFYVYMGSRNAQNGVNTVEKLKAEGWNNVEVIQMDVTDESSVQKGREHIGKRTDVLDVLINNAGINGGNSPYTALEAKPDEYRAAFDTNVIGTARVINAFIDLLRKSDEPRIVNLSTSVGSLTLQSDPNWPAYNYAKYAVYAVSKAALNMYTVHLAYELRDTNFKVNAVCPGLTATDFTFGNGGDVETAAKRIVKYATIGKEGPTGRFFSEETNPETGEVSW, encoded by the coding sequence ATGAAAAAAGCACTCATTACAGGAGCGAACAAGGGAATAGGTTTTGGAACAGCAAGACTACTATTACAAAACGGGTTTTATGTCTACATGGGCAGCCGAAATGCACAAAATGGAGTAAATACTGTTGAAAAATTGAAAGCAGAAGGGTGGAACAACGTCGAAGTGATACAGATGGATGTAACCGATGAATCTTCGGTGCAAAAAGGCCGTGAACATATCGGGAAAAGGACGGATGTTTTGGATGTCTTAATAAACAATGCGGGCATCAACGGAGGAAACAGTCCCTATACGGCTCTTGAAGCTAAACCGGATGAGTATCGAGCGGCATTTGATACCAACGTGATCGGAACCGCAAGAGTAATAAATGCATTTATTGATTTACTAAGAAAGTCGGACGAACCAAGGATTGTAAACTTGAGTACGAGTGTAGGCTCTCTTACCTTGCAAAGTGACCCCAACTGGCCAGCTTACAACTATGCCAAATATGCAGTCTATGCTGTCTCAAAAGCAGCACTGAATATGTATACAGTTCATTTAGCGTATGAACTTCGTGATACCAATTTCAAAGTCAATGCTGTTTGTCCAGGGTTAACTGCAACTGATTTTACTTTTGGCAATGGTGGTGATGTAGAAACTGCTGCCAAAAGAATCGTTAAGTACGCAACCATAGGTAAAGAAGGTCCAACTGGTAGATTCTTTAGTGAAGAAACCAACCCTGAAACAGGGGAAGTTTCTTGGTAA
- a CDS encoding Crp/Fnr family transcriptional regulator, with the protein MMEELIKYILQIGNLNTQQLNLVTQSAIEIDLQKDKYFSVAGKIPRQVGFVVEGVIRGCYYNKEGEEITRCFISENNLVVDYVNFEASTISSEYLQACTDCKLIVFSKQHWEDLSQIIVGWDNIKNKMVQLCMYQKSRKGPVVSQDATTRYLEFMENYPSLINRIPLTYIASYLGVTQQSLSRIRKNIR; encoded by the coding sequence ATGATGGAAGAGCTAATAAAATACATCTTACAAATTGGCAACCTCAATACACAACAATTAAACCTTGTAACCCAAAGTGCAATTGAAATTGATCTTCAAAAAGACAAGTATTTCTCAGTGGCAGGAAAAATCCCAAGGCAAGTTGGTTTTGTAGTAGAGGGTGTCATAAGAGGTTGTTATTACAACAAAGAAGGAGAGGAAATCACTCGATGTTTCATTAGCGAGAATAACCTGGTAGTAGATTATGTCAATTTTGAAGCAAGTACTATCTCCTCTGAATATTTGCAAGCATGTACCGACTGTAAGCTCATTGTTTTTTCTAAGCAACACTGGGAAGATCTGTCACAGATTATTGTAGGGTGGGACAACATTAAAAACAAAATGGTACAATTATGTATGTACCAAAAATCCAGAAAAGGCCCAGTTGTGTCACAAGATGCTACTACTCGCTATTTAGAATTTATGGAAAACTACCCTTCTCTTATCAATCGTATTCCATTGACTTACATTGCTTCTTACTTAGGCGTCACACAACAGTCCTTGAGTAGGATAAGAAAAAACATCCGCTGA
- a CDS encoding alpha/beta fold hydrolase, translated as MKRIVAIYLGVSLFFFGCQEPEKDSRKDRLIIQTEIKSQNRSYMETTKYKKIKIDGINIAYREAGNPQNPTLVLLHGYPASSHQYRKVLNALSDDYYLIAPDYPGYGNSDFPSPDDYEYTFKNIANTLDSFLETKGLSSYAIMMQDYGAPIGFRIANKHPERVTAIINQNGNAYEEGLGKGWELIREFWADRNEKTEKALLPAFTLEGLKWQYTHGTRNPETVNPDTWHLDYLRMSRPNAHKVNLDLWYDYQDNVKQYPLWQKYLRDNEPPMLIVWGKNDEYFPEQGAEAFKKDVKNLDYNIYNTGHFALEEDGTEIIKKIRTFMKKTLK; from the coding sequence ATGAAAAGAATAGTCGCAATTTATTTAGGGGTATCGCTCTTTTTCTTTGGATGTCAAGAGCCTGAAAAAGATTCAAGAAAAGACCGTTTAATCATTCAAACAGAAATCAAATCGCAAAATAGATCTTACATGGAAACTACAAAATATAAAAAAATCAAAATAGATGGTATCAATATAGCATACCGGGAAGCTGGAAACCCGCAAAACCCGACACTTGTACTATTGCATGGATATCCAGCATCCTCGCACCAATACCGAAAAGTACTCAATGCACTATCAGACGATTATTATTTGATCGCACCCGACTATCCAGGTTACGGGAACAGTGATTTTCCTTCTCCTGATGATTATGAATACACCTTTAAGAACATCGCCAATACCTTGGATTCCTTCTTGGAAACAAAGGGATTAAGCTCATACGCCATTATGATGCAGGATTACGGCGCTCCAATTGGGTTTCGGATTGCCAATAAACACCCCGAAAGAGTAACTGCCATCATAAATCAAAATGGTAATGCCTATGAGGAAGGCCTTGGAAAAGGTTGGGAACTGATCAGGGAGTTCTGGGCCGACAGAAATGAAAAAACAGAAAAAGCATTGTTACCTGCTTTTACATTGGAAGGCTTAAAATGGCAATATACGCATGGTACCAGAAATCCAGAAACCGTAAATCCTGATACTTGGCACTTGGATTACCTAAGAATGTCCAGACCCAATGCACATAAAGTAAATTTGGATTTATGGTATGATTACCAAGACAATGTGAAGCAATACCCCCTATGGCAAAAATACTTGCGAGATAACGAACCACCAATGCTTATTGTATGGGGGAAAAACGATGAATATTTTCCAGAACAAGGTGCTGAAGCATTCAAAAAAGATGTGAAAAATTTAGACTATAATATCTACAACACAGGACACTTCGCTTTGGAAGAAGATGGGACTGAAATTATCAAAAAAATTAGAACGTTCATGAAGAAAACATTGAAATAG
- a CDS encoding TetR/AcrR family transcriptional regulator, translating into MRPQKINDEELLVSLTKVFRARGYEGTSLKELSDVTGLRKASLYHRFPNGKQEMAESVLNYMSKWVTDNIFNALNKEGNSSEVRLKNGFSQIRRLYDGGRDSCIFRALSMQNGMELFHQIISKGMNEWLIAFKNLGLSMNLSDQVAEEMALQTLIDIQGSLILSKGLKDTDIFENTLKKIENRYT; encoded by the coding sequence ATGAGACCACAGAAAATAAATGATGAAGAGCTATTAGTTTCCTTGACCAAAGTTTTTCGAGCAAGAGGTTATGAAGGAACAAGTTTAAAGGAACTATCTGATGTTACTGGCTTAAGAAAAGCAAGTCTTTATCACAGATTTCCAAATGGAAAACAGGAAATGGCGGAATCTGTTCTTAATTATATGAGCAAATGGGTTACCGATAATATATTTAACGCCCTTAATAAAGAAGGAAATTCGAGTGAAGTAAGACTCAAAAATGGTTTTTCACAAATAAGAAGACTTTATGATGGAGGAAGGGATTCCTGCATATTCAGAGCTTTATCCATGCAAAATGGAATGGAATTATTTCATCAAATTATTAGTAAAGGTATGAATGAATGGTTAATCGCATTTAAAAATCTTGGCTTATCAATGAACCTATCGGATCAGGTGGCAGAGGAAATGGCTTTGCAAACATTGATTGATATACAGGGTAGCCTTATTTTAAGCAAAGGGCTGAAGGATACTGATATTTTTGAAAACACATTGAAAAAAATAGAAAATAGATACACATAA
- a CDS encoding DUF1697 domain-containing protein, with protein sequence MKKYVALLRGINVSGQKKIKMAELKAALEAAGLQAVQTYIQSGNVVFESEQSAAACSTCIEQVIREQWAYEVPTLVVEQERLPGIISDNPYVERGEETRKLYFCFLYEQPSSDRIQVLADADLKGDEYVLRGDVLYLCYHQGAGKTKMDNKFVESKLQVSATSRNWNTTCKLSEM encoded by the coding sequence ATGAAAAAATACGTCGCACTCCTGAGAGGGATCAATGTCAGTGGACAGAAGAAAATCAAAATGGCCGAGCTCAAAGCCGCACTCGAAGCGGCGGGATTGCAAGCGGTGCAGACCTATATTCAGAGTGGCAATGTGGTCTTCGAGAGTGAGCAGTCCGCTGCGGCGTGTTCGACGTGTATCGAGCAGGTGATCCGTGAGCAGTGGGCGTACGAGGTGCCGACACTGGTGGTGGAGCAGGAGCGCTTGCCAGGCATCATCTCGGACAATCCCTACGTGGAACGAGGCGAGGAGACCCGCAAGCTGTATTTTTGTTTCCTCTATGAGCAGCCGAGTAGCGACCGGATCCAAGTCCTAGCGGATGCAGACCTCAAGGGAGACGAGTATGTCCTTCGTGGGGACGTGTTGTATCTCTGCTACCATCAGGGAGCGGGCAAGACCAAGATGGACAACAAGTTCGTCGAGTCGAAGCTGCAGGTCTCTGCCACCTCTCGCAACTGGAACACGACCTGCAAGCTTAGCGAGATGTGA
- a CDS encoding LytTR family DNA-binding domain-containing protein encodes MKAILIDDTKLARQELRFLLQNTKDLELVGEAANVDEAKTLIEQERPDLIFLDIQMPGKDGFQLLELLDEVPEVIFVTAYNEYAMKAFDYNALDYLQKPVKEERLKTALDKVRAKLNDKQEQKKGLLSDNSQVFVKDGENCWFVELKHIRIFEIYDNYTKIYFEDHTPMIPKTLNYMETRLDPQTFFRANRQQIINLKWIARVEPWFSGCIRIHLRDDSIVEVSRRQTLKFKELMSF; translated from the coding sequence ATGAAAGCCATACTAATAGACGACACCAAATTGGCTAGACAGGAGCTACGGTTTTTGCTGCAAAACACCAAGGATCTGGAACTAGTCGGCGAAGCAGCAAACGTCGATGAAGCTAAAACCCTCATCGAACAAGAACGGCCAGACCTGATCTTCCTAGACATCCAAATGCCGGGCAAGGACGGATTCCAGCTACTGGAACTGCTCGACGAAGTACCCGAGGTGATCTTCGTCACCGCCTACAACGAGTACGCCATGAAGGCCTTTGACTACAACGCCCTCGACTACCTACAAAAACCCGTCAAAGAAGAGCGCCTCAAAACCGCACTCGACAAGGTCAGAGCCAAGCTCAATGACAAACAAGAACAAAAGAAAGGACTGCTCTCAGACAATAGCCAAGTATTCGTCAAGGATGGAGAAAACTGCTGGTTCGTCGAGTTGAAGCACATCCGTATCTTCGAAATCTACGACAACTACACCAAGATCTACTTCGAAGACCACACGCCCATGATCCCCAAGACACTCAACTACATGGAGACACGCCTCGATCCACAGACATTCTTCCGGGCCAACCGCCAGCAGATCATCAATCTCAAATGGATCGCCCGTGTCGAACCGTGGTTTAGTGGGTGCATACGCATCCACCTCCGTGATGACTCCATCGTAGAGGTCTCCCGTCGACAGACACTCAAGTTCAAAGAGCTGATGAGTTTTTGA